The DNA segment GCTTCAGATACGCAAATAAAGACGAGGTAACTATAGAAACCGGTATTCCGCAATTGCAGTTTACAACTGCTCTTGCAGGGGTGGCACAAGCCAATTCACTTAAAATACTGGTTACCAAAAACCTGTTGGGCAATACCCCCGAAAACCTGTTGGCTACCAGCTGGACCGACATCAGCAGCCAGGTAACCCTGGCCAGTAATTCTACCAGCACCGTATCTGGAATTGTAGATCTGGGCCCATACGCTGCCGAAGGAACGCCTTTTGCACTGGCATTTAAGTATGCGGCAATAATGAGCCCTACAGCTGCACAACCAACCTGGGTGGTCCGTGCCTTTTCCATCAGCAACCTGTTTCCAGATAATTCATCAGTACCGCTTGTTACGCTGGCCACCGGGCCATGGACTTCATATAACTTCAAAAATCCCGCTGCAGCATGGACCGTTTCAGCAACAGAACTAAGAATGAATGGCAGTGCCACAAATACTCCTGATAATGAAGACTGGCTGGTTACCGGACCTTTAACCTTAAAGGCAACAAAGGAAGTGGCTGACTTTGGTTTGTCCATACAAAATATTGCCGGACGGAGATTAAGCAATTATGATTATATATATAAAACTCCCGGCGTATATAAAGTAACTTTAGTAGGCTTTAATAATAACATCGATGCCAATAAAGCAGTTGTCAGGGAATTTGAAATTACGGTAATACCATAAAAAATCCGGAGATGAAATTATTCAGAAATATCTTATTTTTTATAGTCCTTATAGGAGGAAGTATAGCAAAGGGGCAGAATCTTGCTGTTTATGACAATTCAAAACCTGTTGTATTGCTGCAACCATTGGATATGCTTAGGGTTAAACAAATCGAAGCGATGTTACCCGAAAAACCTTCTGGATTTGGCGAGACCTATAAAAACCGCAAAGAATGGAACAGACTGCTGAACACCAGGAAATACGACAAATTGCTTAAAAGTGCCGACAGCTCATTGACGGAGCCCTTTCCGGCCTGGAGCGATACGGATTACCTTGCCTACTGGACTAAAGGAACTTCTGTACCGGGAAAAAACATGCTCCAAAAGCGCCTGCTCTGGTTAACCCGATATGTATTTGCAGAATGTCTTACCGATCAGGGAAAATATACAAAGGCTGCAGAAGATGCCATACTTGAACTGTGCCGGCAGAAATCATGGGTAAATCCGACACATGATTACAATAAGGTAAATTTTGAAGGCAAAAAATACCTGGTAGAGTTGTCGGCAGTAAGTTATGCCCACCATATTGCACAGGCATTATATTTATTGGGTGACAAGCTCGGCCCAAAGGTTAAAGATGAGGCCATCAAGGCTTTACGCCTAAGGGTATTCGACCCTGTGTTAAACTCAGTGGCCACCGGCAATAGCGAAAATTTCTTTTTAACCAATACAAATAACTTTAATGCAGTCTGTCTGTCCGGAACAGTGGGTGCTGCTGAAACCATCCTCGATGATAAAAGAGAACGGGCCAAATTTATTGCCATTGCAGAACGCTACCATAAAAATGGTGTGCACGGGTTTTTGCCCGACGGCTATTGTACCGAAGGTCTGGGTTATTACAATTACGGTTTTGGCCATTTCGTACTTTTACGTGAAACGGTATACAGAAGCACCGGAGGCCAGATAGACCTGTTTGCAGATCCAAAAGTTAAACTTATTGCTGAATTTCTTCCTAAAACAGTAATTATCCATGGTGTTTTCCCTTCAATTGGCGACTGCCGGCCTTATACCCAACCTTCTGCTTTCATTTTATATTATGTGAACCGGAACCTGGGTGTAGATGTATCGGACTTTAAAAAGACGGCTTTTGAAGGCCGTTCTACTGAGCTTGCAGAAAGTATCCTGGCAGTTTTTCCGGAAAAAATATCTTCTGAACAGATAATGGTAAAAAGCAAGGGCAATGAACTAAGGTCTTATTTTGACCAGGCTGGTGTACTCACTGTACGCCCCGGCAAAAACTCAGCCATGGATATGGGCGTTGCCATTAAAGGGGGCAACAACAATGAGCACCACAACCACAATGACATTGGCTCTTTTTCTATAGTAGTTGGGGATGAAGTTTTGATGGGCGATCCGGGTATTATACCCTATACTTCCAAAACTTTTGGTCCCGAAAGGTATACCTATAAAACCATCGCTTCCTATGGGCATCCTGTACCTCTCATTGCAGGTAAAGAACAAATTCCTGGTGCAGCCGCACAAGCCAATGTCATCAGCACCAGCTTTAACAATGACCAGGATAAACTGCTGATGGACATTGCCTCTGCATATCCGGTAAAGGAACTGAAAAAGCTTGAACGGGAATTCACCTATAACCGCAAACCAAATGGTTTTCTGACAGTTAAAGACAATTTTAGTTTTAGCAATACCCAAACCTATGAAACAGCTTTAATAACCAGGGGTAAATGGAAGCAGGTCGGTCCCGGAGCAATTGAAATCACAGGCAAAAAAGATAAACTACTGGTTACAATAGAAAGTCAGGATGGGTTTGAAATCAAAAGTGAAGAGCTGTCTGAAGGTGGCCTTCCTTATACGCGTCTAGCCATCCGGCTCAACAAACCTGTTCAGGAGGGTACCATTTCAATGGTCTTTAAACCAATCAGATAATGAAGTTACAAGAGATTATGGGCCAATACAGAATAATGTTAATGGTCATTTTTCTGGTTCTTGGAAATGCTGGGGTAAAATCTGCTGTTATTAGCTCTTCAGCTACAGGAGGAAACTGGAACACGGCATCCAGCTGGGCCGGTGGAATTGTCCCCATAAGCACCGATACTGTAAAAATCATAGCAGGCAGTACCATAACGGTAAACTTGAGCGGGACAGTTACAGTAAAAAACTTAACACTCACAGGAACCTTGAATTTTGCATCCGGATCTGGTGCCCTGATGGTAAACGGAAACCTGCTGATCAACAGTGGTGGAAAGCTGGATGCCTTTAATGGAACAACCGGCAAAAGTGTAACCATAAATGGAGATTTGACCAATAACGGGTCAATGGAATTTTCAAGAGCCGGAAGCATCCTGAAACTCGGAGCTGCCGCTTTAGCAGGCAGTATCAGCGGTTCAGGAAATTTTAACATCATCCGCCAGTTGACAATAGACAATATAAACGGTGTAGTGTTAAATGCAGCAATAAGTATCTCCAACACGCTTCTGCTAAATGAGGGTACATTTACCAATGGTAGCCTGCTTACCCTTAACAATACAAACATAGGAAATGGTCCTGCATCGGCACAATGTATCATTCAGCGTTCGCAAAGTGCAACCCTTGCAAATACTTATACACTGGGTGCAACAGCATCACTTTATCTGTCCTATGTGCACAACCCCGCAAAAGCCGGAGCGGGCATTTCGGAGGGCAATGAAATGCCTGCTTCCAGGTCCTTGTTTCGCATAACCGTAAATAATGCAGCAGGTATCTTTCTGAACGATGATGTAACCCTGCGTTCTTCAAGTTCTGCACTGGTACTGACTTCAGGTGTGATCAATTTACCAGCAGGTAAAACCCTCATCTGTAATCATATCAATAACACAAATACCAGCGGCAATGCCTCCAGTTATGTAAACGGCGGACTGGCGATGGCCGTAGGAACAACTGCAACTACAAGGATATTCCCTGTTGGCACCAGCGGTCAAAACCGCAAAGTGACATTAACAGGCCTCTCGGCTTCATCGGGCACCTTAATCATCAGGTTTGCAGTAGAAGCATCTGGTACACCAATTATCGGCTCAGGCCTTACTTCCCTCTCCAATAAAAGGGTATGGAAAGGGAATATATTAAGCGGAACAATGAACAATTATACAAATATTACGATTGACCATCAGCCAGATGATTCCATTTCCGGATCAGTAGTTGACGCCAGGATCGCGAATTCAATCTCGTTAAACGGAACATATAACAGCCTTGGGGCAGGATCAAACACTTTTACAACTATAAAATCCCCAACGGCAAGTTATACGGCGTTGGGCTGGTTCGCTTTAGGGGCTTTACTTCCGCCAACCAGCACCTATTACATTGCAGCTGATGGCAATGATGCTGCAGATGGAAAAACCACCACCACCCCTTGGAAAACTTTGAACAAAGTAAATGGCCAGGTTTTCAACACAGGAGATTCCCTGCTCTTCAGAAGAGGCGATACCTTTAATGGCAAGCTACTGGTCAAACATACTGCAAACCTTTATATTGATGCTTATGGAACAGGAGCAAAACCTGTAATCAGTGGTGCGGCAGCTATAAATACCGCCTGGACCGTTTACAGTGGTAACATCTGGCAAACGGCCTTTAGTTCAGGCCAACCAGCTGAAATCAGGTCACTGATTAAAGGGAACAAGCTGTTACCCATAAGCCGCTACCCCAATCCCAATGTAAATAACGGGTATTTAAACTTCGAATCCTTCTCTGGAAATACCCAGATCACTGACAATGACCTTTCATCTACCCCAAACTGGACCGGTGCCGAGTTCGTTTTAAGGTCGCATCCATTCCGTTTGATACGTACAAAAGTAACCACACACAGCGGAAATACGATTACCTTTCCTGATCCGGTTGACCTTGGCATCAAAAATGGCTTCGGCTATTTTTTTGTGAATGACCTGAAAGCCATTGACCAGGAAGGTGAATGGGCTTACAAACCATCAACAGGTACAATTTACGTGTATGCAACATCAGACCCAAACCTTGCCAGTTACGCCTTTTCCGGGGAAGATACGGTTTTACAGGCAGACACCCTTAATCAACTTGTGATCAAAAACCTGGACATTAAATATGCCGGCAAACTGGCATTACTGTTAAACAAAACAACTGCGGCAATAATAGACAGTGTCGACATTTCCTATTCGGGTGGTGATGGAATTGTACTGGGCAACAGCAACCAGGCTACCATACAAAACTCAAGTGTATCAGATGTAAACTGGAGCGGAATCTTCAGCCAGGCAAACAGCGACCGCATTACCATCAGCCACAACAATATTTCAAACATCGGAAACGCAGCCTATGGCAAGGGGAAAACTTTTGCCGGTATAGATTGTAATTCCGCCAATTCTATTGTTTCCTATAACAAAGTATTTAAAACAGGCTATTCAGGTATCATTTCTGCCGGGGTCAACAACCTCATCAAAAGAAATGTAATCGACAGCGTGGTGCTCTTGCTAAACGATAACGGTGGGATCTATACCAATGACAACATCAATAAGACCAACGGAACTTTAATTGAAGGAAACATCATCACAAACAGTATCGGCGAGTACCTGGGTGCCCCGGTTGCCAGTTTGGCCAGCGGCATCTATCTTGACAACTTATCCGAAGGCATCACCGTCAGTAACAATACGGTTGCCTTTGTGAATGGCTATGGTCTTTACGGACATTTGCTGCAGGGGGGCAATAAGTTTTACGACAATACTTCTTTCCAGAGTGCCTTATCCGAAATGCGGCTTCATGTTCCTGCCAGCATACCACAAACTGATGTCCGCGGAAACCTACTGGTTACCAACGATCCAGCAGTGACCCACAATGTATTGCTGGGCAACTGTCCCGATTATACGTATGCCGAGATCGGCCTGTTCAAAGATAATTATGTGATCAATCCATTTAATGATAAAACCATACGCTTCAATTATAAAGAAGGCAGCAGCAGTCCAAATATCCGCTATAATTCAGTATACGAATGGGAAACCGCAGCAGCACAAATCAATGGAACAGTCGCTTCCCCCTTAAAATATCCATTGGTCACCACCCCATCAGAGGTCATTAAGTTTTACTATAATACGGCTGGTACAAACCAGAGTTTTACTTTACCTGCAGGCTCATTTATCGATGTGAAGAACCAGGCTTATTGCGGAACCTTAACTTTAGCACCTTACAGTTCTGTCATACTTTTAAAAGCCAGTTCGCTCAGTTGCCTTAGTCCGGCTTCCTGTGGAATGCCGGCAAATATGACACTGGTGCAGACTTCCGACACCACTGCATCACTTAGCTGGGATACTGTTGCTACTGCCATCAATTATGATGTTCGTTACAAAGGTACGGCGGATACTGATTGGAAATACTACCATAATGTTTTTGGGACCTCGGTATTATTGCTCCATCTGGATCCTGAAAAAACTTACGAATATCAGGTAAGGTGCAGCTGCTATGGAACTGAAAGCGATTGGAATTCATTGCAGGATAGTGCCACCAGTACTGCTGCAATGGCAACTCCGGATAAGAAAATTCAGCTTAGCGATATAAAAATTACGCCTGCAATTGCACCAAAGTCAAACCTGACCGCCTACCCCAATCCTTTTAAAACCCAAACTACAGTAGCTTTTAATCTTCCCTTAACCCAGGATAAAGTAACTTTAGAAGTTTATAATGTTATGGGAAGCAGGGTGCAAAAGTTATATGAAGGCAAAGCATACGGCGAACAGCCTTACGCTTTTGAATTTGACAGAAAGCTCCTGCCTGCTGGTATCTATTTTATCAGGCTTACTACCTCACAACAAACAAAACATTTTAAAATAGTAATTACAGATTAATGTTAGAGATTATATAATGAAGAAGCATACATTTTACATCACACTCAGCGTGTCATTATTCCTGATGACTATATCCCCCGGCAATTTTGCCCAAACCTATCAGCCGGAATGGCAGTCGCTCGATAAAAGGCAGACCCCCAGCTGGTGGACTGATGCCAAGTTCGGTATTTTCATTCATTGGGGCCTGTACTCCGTTCCGGCTTACGCACCTGTTAACGAGGTTAAAGGAGTTTACGAAAAATATGCGGAACATTACGAAAACAGGCTGATACAAGGCAATAAATTATTTACCGACCACCATAAGCAATTTTATGGGGAGCAGTTTAAATACAGTGATTTTGCGGCAATGTTTAAAGCAGAATACTTTAAGCCAGAAGAATGGGCCGATCTGTTTGCTAAATCTGGGGCAAAATATGTGGTGTTGACTTCCAAGCACCATGATGGATTTTGTTTATGGCCAAGTGCTGAAAGTAATAAATGGAACAGTGTGGATGCCGGGCCTCACCGTGATCTGGCTGGCGATCTTACAAATGCAGTTAAAGACAAAGGCTTAAAAATGGGTTTTTACTATTCATTGCTAGAATGGAACAACCCGCTTTATAAGCCCCAAACCATAGACAATTATGTAGAAAACCACATGTCACCTCAAATGAAGGACCTCGTAACCCGATATAAGCCAGAGGTGATCTTTGCAGATGGAGAATGGGATTACCCATCAGAAAAACTCAGGAGTCCCCAATTCCTTTCCTGGTTGTATAACGAATCGGCGGTAAAAAACACAGTTGTTGTCAATGACCGATGGGGAAAAGAAACCCGCAGTAAACATGGCGGCTATTACACTACCGAATATGACCTGGTACACGATGCCAAAGGTATTGGCGAAAAAGCAGCACATCCATGGGAAGAGAGCCGTGGCATAGGTACCTCTTATGGTTTTAACCGGTTTGAAACATTGGAGCATTATTTTACAAGTAAACAGCTGGTAGACCTACTGATTGATAAAGTGAGTAATGGCGGTAACCTGCTGCTCAATATTGGTCCGGATGCCAATGGCTTAATCCCTATAATTATGCAGGAGCGCCTGCTGGATATAGGTGCCTGGCTAAAGGTGAACGGAGAGGCCATATACGGCAGCAGTTCCTGGATAGGCGGGGCAGCAAACCAAAAGGACAAAGGTATTTTTTACACCCAAAAAGGTAAAGATATTTATATAATATGCACAAAATGGCCACAAACTGATATGACAATCGGAACGATTAAAAAGGCAGGCAAAGTTAGTTTGCTGGGTTCCGCTACACCTGTCAAGTCGGAGATAAAGAGAGGAGAATTACACATAATCCCTCCCATCCTGAATCCGGCAACAATGCCATGCCAGTATGCCTGGGTATTTAAAGTAAAAGTGATATGAAGTTTAAATTAATTCTGGCTTTTGCGCTGTTCATCCAAACCTTAGATGGGTTTACACAGAATGTCAACAAACCCCTTTTTCCCTCCGGTAGTAAGGTTTGTTTTGTAGGGAACAGCATTACCAATAACGGGGAATATTACAATGATCTGTGGATGTATTATGCCACACGGTTCCCGAATACGCAAATACGCTTTTACAATTGTGGAATATCGGGCGATGTTGCCGGTGGAATCTTAAAAAGGATGGACCGGGATATCCTGTCCCATCAGCCAACACATGTGGTAATGATGATTGGAATGAACGATGTGAAACGTGATCTTTATGGAAAAAACCAGGCCAGCAATACCTTGAAGGAAAAGGCATTGGCCGAATACAATGACAATACTGATGCTGCAGTCGGTATTTTAAAAAAGCGGGTTGGCAATGTTATCCTCCTTCAGCCTTCAATTTATGATCAGACGGCAGTTATAGAAACAGAAAACCTGTATGGTGTTAACGATGCCCTGCAGCGTTGTGCCCGGCAAATGCGGGTTCTGTCAGAAAAGTACCATACCGGATTGGTAGATTTTCAAACCATTCTGCTCCGCATTAATAAAGAAGAGCAGCTAAAAGACCCTGCTTTTACCATCATCGGTAAAGACAGGGTACACCCCTTATCTGCAGGTCACTTTGTAATGACCTACCAGTTCCTTAAAGACACGAAAGCACCTCAATATGTATCAAAGCTTGTGATCGAAAATAGTCTGGCGGCTTCTCAAAAAAATAGCTTTAATGCAGAAATAAAAAAACAATCCAGTAAAAACAACCGCTTAACTTTTGAATGTATTGAAAAAAGTCTACCCTGTCCGGTTAAAGAATCCGCAAAAAAAGCGCTCAGCTGGATACCTTTTAACGAAGAGTTTAACACAGAGTTGCTGCAGGTAAAACACTTAACACCTGGAAGCTATAATCTTTTTATTGACGACGCTTTGATAGCAACTTTCAGTGCAGAAGCCCTTT comes from the Pedobacter heparinus DSM 2366 genome and includes:
- a CDS encoding DUF5017 domain-containing protein; amino-acid sequence: MKCIYILFFALFLSLSCKKMDVAQPNFEVQLNKLQYKINDTVRFNFSGSVENIVFYSGERGFRYANKDEVTIETGIPQLQFTTALAGVAQANSLKILVTKNLLGNTPENLLATSWTDISSQVTLASNSTSTVSGIVDLGPYAAEGTPFALAFKYAAIMSPTAAQPTWVVRAFSISNLFPDNSSVPLVTLATGPWTSYNFKNPAAAWTVSATELRMNGSATNTPDNEDWLVTGPLTLKATKEVADFGLSIQNIAGRRLSNYDYIYKTPGVYKVTLVGFNNNIDANKAVVREFEITVIP
- a CDS encoding heparinase II/III family protein: MKLFRNILFFIVLIGGSIAKGQNLAVYDNSKPVVLLQPLDMLRVKQIEAMLPEKPSGFGETYKNRKEWNRLLNTRKYDKLLKSADSSLTEPFPAWSDTDYLAYWTKGTSVPGKNMLQKRLLWLTRYVFAECLTDQGKYTKAAEDAILELCRQKSWVNPTHDYNKVNFEGKKYLVELSAVSYAHHIAQALYLLGDKLGPKVKDEAIKALRLRVFDPVLNSVATGNSENFFLTNTNNFNAVCLSGTVGAAETILDDKRERAKFIAIAERYHKNGVHGFLPDGYCTEGLGYYNYGFGHFVLLRETVYRSTGGQIDLFADPKVKLIAEFLPKTVIIHGVFPSIGDCRPYTQPSAFILYYVNRNLGVDVSDFKKTAFEGRSTELAESILAVFPEKISSEQIMVKSKGNELRSYFDQAGVLTVRPGKNSAMDMGVAIKGGNNNEHHNHNDIGSFSIVVGDEVLMGDPGIIPYTSKTFGPERYTYKTIASYGHPVPLIAGKEQIPGAAAQANVISTSFNNDQDKLLMDIASAYPVKELKKLEREFTYNRKPNGFLTVKDNFSFSNTQTYETALITRGKWKQVGPGAIEITGKKDKLLVTIESQDGFEIKSEELSEGGLPYTRLAIRLNKPVQEGTISMVFKPIR
- a CDS encoding T9SS type A sorting domain-containing protein; this encodes MKLQEIMGQYRIMLMVIFLVLGNAGVKSAVISSSATGGNWNTASSWAGGIVPISTDTVKIIAGSTITVNLSGTVTVKNLTLTGTLNFASGSGALMVNGNLLINSGGKLDAFNGTTGKSVTINGDLTNNGSMEFSRAGSILKLGAAALAGSISGSGNFNIIRQLTIDNINGVVLNAAISISNTLLLNEGTFTNGSLLTLNNTNIGNGPASAQCIIQRSQSATLANTYTLGATASLYLSYVHNPAKAGAGISEGNEMPASRSLFRITVNNAAGIFLNDDVTLRSSSSALVLTSGVINLPAGKTLICNHINNTNTSGNASSYVNGGLAMAVGTTATTRIFPVGTSGQNRKVTLTGLSASSGTLIIRFAVEASGTPIIGSGLTSLSNKRVWKGNILSGTMNNYTNITIDHQPDDSISGSVVDARIANSISLNGTYNSLGAGSNTFTTIKSPTASYTALGWFALGALLPPTSTYYIAADGNDAADGKTTTTPWKTLNKVNGQVFNTGDSLLFRRGDTFNGKLLVKHTANLYIDAYGTGAKPVISGAAAINTAWTVYSGNIWQTAFSSGQPAEIRSLIKGNKLLPISRYPNPNVNNGYLNFESFSGNTQITDNDLSSTPNWTGAEFVLRSHPFRLIRTKVTTHSGNTITFPDPVDLGIKNGFGYFFVNDLKAIDQEGEWAYKPSTGTIYVYATSDPNLASYAFSGEDTVLQADTLNQLVIKNLDIKYAGKLALLLNKTTAAIIDSVDISYSGGDGIVLGNSNQATIQNSSVSDVNWSGIFSQANSDRITISHNNISNIGNAAYGKGKTFAGIDCNSANSIVSYNKVFKTGYSGIISAGVNNLIKRNVIDSVVLLLNDNGGIYTNDNINKTNGTLIEGNIITNSIGEYLGAPVASLASGIYLDNLSEGITVSNNTVAFVNGYGLYGHLLQGGNKFYDNTSFQSALSEMRLHVPASIPQTDVRGNLLVTNDPAVTHNVLLGNCPDYTYAEIGLFKDNYVINPFNDKTIRFNYKEGSSSPNIRYNSVYEWETAAAQINGTVASPLKYPLVTTPSEVIKFYYNTAGTNQSFTLPAGSFIDVKNQAYCGTLTLAPYSSVILLKASSLSCLSPASCGMPANMTLVQTSDTTASLSWDTVATAINYDVRYKGTADTDWKYYHNVFGTSVLLLHLDPEKTYEYQVRCSCYGTESDWNSLQDSATSTAAMATPDKKIQLSDIKITPAIAPKSNLTAYPNPFKTQTTVAFNLPLTQDKVTLEVYNVMGSRVQKLYEGKAYGEQPYAFEFDRKLLPAGIYFIRLTTSQQTKHFKIVITD
- a CDS encoding alpha-L-fucosidase codes for the protein MKKHTFYITLSVSLFLMTISPGNFAQTYQPEWQSLDKRQTPSWWTDAKFGIFIHWGLYSVPAYAPVNEVKGVYEKYAEHYENRLIQGNKLFTDHHKQFYGEQFKYSDFAAMFKAEYFKPEEWADLFAKSGAKYVVLTSKHHDGFCLWPSAESNKWNSVDAGPHRDLAGDLTNAVKDKGLKMGFYYSLLEWNNPLYKPQTIDNYVENHMSPQMKDLVTRYKPEVIFADGEWDYPSEKLRSPQFLSWLYNESAVKNTVVVNDRWGKETRSKHGGYYTTEYDLVHDAKGIGEKAAHPWEESRGIGTSYGFNRFETLEHYFTSKQLVDLLIDKVSNGGNLLLNIGPDANGLIPIIMQERLLDIGAWLKVNGEAIYGSSSWIGGAANQKDKGIFYTQKGKDIYIICTKWPQTDMTIGTIKKAGKVSLLGSATPVKSEIKRGELHIIPPILNPATMPCQYAWVFKVKVI
- a CDS encoding SGNH/GDSL hydrolase family protein; amino-acid sequence: MKFKLILAFALFIQTLDGFTQNVNKPLFPSGSKVCFVGNSITNNGEYYNDLWMYYATRFPNTQIRFYNCGISGDVAGGILKRMDRDILSHQPTHVVMMIGMNDVKRDLYGKNQASNTLKEKALAEYNDNTDAAVGILKKRVGNVILLQPSIYDQTAVIETENLYGVNDALQRCARQMRVLSEKYHTGLVDFQTILLRINKEEQLKDPAFTIIGKDRVHPLSAGHFVMTYQFLKDTKAPQYVSKLVIENSLAASQKNSFNAEIKKQSSKNNRLTFECIEKSLPCPVKESAKKALSWIPFNEEFNTELLQVKHLTPGSYNLFIDDALIATFSAEALSTGINLAVYQNTPQYQQAMKVMDACLKYRDTEAVIRNLRFVEFTQLSGLKDQSDLNVVEQYLVKRLETLKDGGHYEYYQKQFKNYILKKGAEAETLKKLPLLAATIYQVNQPKPHLFKIEKQP